A DNA window from Parabacteroides johnsonii DSM 18315 contains the following coding sequences:
- a CDS encoding DUF6956 domain-containing protein — MSAGYDTLIVTFSDPIKVLDNMFADADAWGTDSLKGWVEDYESTRFTQINGHTAVITSEYNMSCVKEWLTRCTAIADMKEF, encoded by the coding sequence ATGAGCGCAGGATATGATACGCTGATAGTGACGTTCAGCGACCCAATCAAGGTGTTGGACAATATGTTCGCCGATGCGGACGCATGGGGAACGGACAGCCTCAAAGGCTGGGTGGAGGACTACGAAAGTACGAGGTTTACGCAGATAAACGGGCATACGGCAGTCATCACTTCCGAATACAACATGTCCTGCGTAAAGGAATGGCTCACACGCTGTACGGCTATCGCCGACATGAAGGAATTTTGA
- a CDS encoding TraL conjugative transposon family protein, which translates to MRMGKMKNLIEKWTTRFKTELRGKLDALPPKARLRIVIAAFAVFASLCLYMTATAIIGFGKGEKALKIRHIEKLEIYNKVYHSNLNPQ; encoded by the coding sequence ATGCGTATGGGAAAGATGAAAAATCTCATTGAAAAGTGGACCACCCGTTTCAAGACGGAATTGCGCGGGAAGCTGGACGCCCTGCCACCAAAAGCGCGGTTAAGAATAGTCATTGCGGCGTTTGCCGTGTTCGCTTCGCTCTGCCTCTATATGACCGCCACCGCCATTATCGGCTTCGGCAAGGGTGAAAAGGCGTTGAAGATACGGCACATCGAGAAGTTGGAAATATATAATAAGGTGTATCACTCAAATTTGAATCCACAATGA
- a CDS encoding PcfK-like family protein has translation MNGTDHFKRTIQAYLDSRAAEDKLFAASYSKPNKNMDDCITYLLHWAKSQCNGGNGIGVTAGEVLSQAVHYFDENDIEIGKPIPCQVMVCGVELTDEEKAEARQRAIRQYQDEELRKLQNRNRAKASQKTNAQQVELSLF, from the coding sequence ATGAACGGAACAGACCATTTCAAGCGGACCATCCAAGCCTATTTGGACAGCCGTGCGGCGGAGGACAAACTGTTTGCAGCAAGTTACAGCAAGCCGAACAAGAACATGGACGATTGCATCACCTATCTGTTGCATTGGGCGAAAAGCCAATGCAATGGAGGCAACGGCATAGGCGTTACCGCAGGAGAAGTATTGTCGCAAGCGGTACACTATTTTGACGAAAACGACATCGAAATCGGCAAACCCATTCCATGCCAAGTCATGGTATGCGGGGTTGAACTGACAGACGAGGAAAAGGCGGAAGCGAGGCAGAGAGCCATCCGCCAATACCAAGACGAGGAACTGCGCAAGTTGCAGAACCGGAACAGGGCAAAGGCGAGCCAAAAGACAAACGCACAACAAGTTGAACTTTCATTATTCTGA
- a CDS encoding lysozyme codes for MRKALFLLLAAVLCGSLPAQGTDGMAELLAQFNGHPKAGIAIELIKKYEGMHDRSDYPYYGYGHRRLPNENLSYDMTEEEAEALLRKDLAVRYKLFRRFGKDALLLTVLSFNVGQGVLLGHGGHPKSRLVRKLEAGDRDIYKEYISFRCWKGKPVRSIERRRKMEFLLLYEP; via the coding sequence ATGCGCAAAGCATTGTTTCTGCTGCTGGCAGCTGTCCTTTGCGGCAGCCTGCCGGCACAAGGCACGGACGGTATGGCGGAACTGCTGGCTCAATTCAATGGCCATCCGAAAGCAGGCATAGCCATTGAACTGATTAAAAAATACGAAGGAATGCACGACCGTTCCGATTACCCTTACTACGGCTACGGACATCGCAGGTTGCCAAACGAAAACCTCTCCTACGACATGACGGAAGAAGAGGCGGAAGCCCTGCTCCGCAAGGATTTGGCGGTGCGCTACAAGCTGTTCCGTAGGTTTGGCAAGGATGCGCTGCTCCTTACTGTATTGAGTTTCAATGTAGGACAAGGGGTATTGCTCGGTCACGGCGGACATCCGAAAAGCAGGCTCGTCCGCAAGCTGGAAGCCGGAGACCGTGACATTTACAAGGAATACATTTCTTTCCGCTGTTGGAAAGGCAAGCCCGTCCGCTCGATAGAACGGCGGCGCAAAATGGAGTTCCTGCTGCTGTATGAACCGTAA
- a CDS encoding DUF3873 domain-containing protein codes for MTTRMTVNGTSTCQAAGTEKYERFQTSSGRKRRTFVQYDYRHTDGELFSCVKPTLEECRRLRDEWLNLKNKEGRR; via the coding sequence ATGACAACAAGAATGACCGTTAACGGAACAAGCACCTGCCAAGCGGCAGGAACGGAGAAATACGAGCGTTTCCAAACGAGTTCCGGCAGGAAAAGGCGCACTTTCGTGCAATACGACTACCGACATACGGACGGAGAACTTTTCTCCTGCGTGAAACCCACATTGGAAGAATGTAGAAGGTTGCGTGACGAATGGTTGAACCTTAAAAACAAGGAGGGCAGACGATGA
- the traK gene encoding conjugative transposon protein TraK, with translation MEFKSLKNIETSFRQIRLFGIVYTVACALVVVCSVVCAFRFAEAQRQKIYVLDGGKSLMLALSQDLSQNRPAEAREHVRRFHELFFTLSPEKSAIEHNVKRALLLADKSAYNYYADFAEKGFYNRVIAGNINQVLQVDSVVCNFNRYPYEARTYARQMIIRESNVTERTLVTACRLLNASRSDDNPNGFTIEGFTVLENRDIRTIER, from the coding sequence ATGGAATTCAAATCACTCAAGAACATCGAGACGAGCTTCCGGCAGATACGTCTGTTCGGCATCGTTTATACGGTGGCCTGCGCCCTCGTGGTGGTCTGCTCGGTGGTGTGCGCCTTCCGCTTCGCCGAAGCGCAGCGGCAGAAGATATACGTCCTCGACGGGGGCAAGAGCCTGATGCTCGCGCTCTCGCAGGACCTGTCGCAGAACCGCCCGGCGGAAGCAAGGGAGCACGTGCGCCGCTTCCACGAACTGTTTTTCACCCTCTCGCCGGAGAAAAGCGCCATCGAGCACAACGTGAAGCGTGCCCTGCTCTTGGCGGACAAGAGCGCGTACAACTACTACGCCGACTTCGCCGAAAAGGGCTTCTACAACCGCGTCATCGCCGGGAACATCAACCAAGTGCTTCAGGTGGACAGCGTGGTGTGCAATTTCAACCGCTATCCCTACGAGGCGCGGACATACGCAAGGCAGATGATTATCCGCGAGAGCAACGTGACGGAACGCACATTGGTGACCGCCTGCCGCCTGCTTAACGCAAGCCGCTCGGACGACAACCCCAACGGCTTCACCATCGAGGGCTTCACGGTATTGGAGAACAGGGACATCCGGACGATAGAACGATAA
- a CDS encoding toprim domain-containing protein, translating into MDIEAMKHYPLEDFLARLGHHPVQRRVNAIWYRSPYREEHTPSFKVNPEKNLWFDFGEGKGGNIFALAGEFIQSGDFLTQARYVAEVADMPLRDYEPRHYPEVRQSAGHSFEDVEVQPLQNRALLRYLQERGIPSAIAIANCKEMRYTTHGKRYFAVAFGNEGGGYEIRNPFFKGCVPPKDVTLLSVGSDACNVYEGFMDYLSARVLGIGGGEDHLVLNSVSNVARAYRHLNGYGRVLCYFDNDEAGRRTLEALRTRYGERVSDCSGIYGGCKDLNEYLQSRLKQNEKNNKNIKLKM; encoded by the coding sequence ATGGACATAGAAGCGATGAAACACTATCCGCTGGAGGACTTCCTTGCGCGGCTGGGGCATCATCCCGTGCAAAGGCGTGTCAATGCCATCTGGTACAGGTCGCCGTACCGGGAGGAACACACGCCTTCCTTCAAGGTAAACCCGGAGAAGAACCTCTGGTTTGATTTTGGCGAGGGCAAGGGCGGCAACATCTTCGCCCTTGCGGGGGAGTTCATCCAAAGCGGCGACTTCCTCACGCAAGCGAGATATGTGGCGGAGGTGGCGGACATGCCGTTGCGGGACTATGAGCCGCGACATTATCCCGAAGTGCGGCAATCCGCCGGGCACAGCTTTGAGGATGTGGAAGTGCAACCCTTGCAGAACCGGGCGTTGCTCCGTTACCTGCAAGAAAGGGGCATACCGTCCGCCATTGCCATCGCGAACTGCAAGGAGATGCGCTACACCACGCACGGGAAGCGGTATTTCGCCGTGGCTTTCGGCAACGAGGGTGGCGGCTACGAAATACGCAACCCGTTCTTCAAGGGCTGTGTTCCGCCGAAGGATGTCACCCTGCTGTCGGTCGGCTCGGATGCCTGCAACGTGTACGAGGGCTTCATGGACTACCTCTCCGCCCGTGTATTGGGCATCGGTGGCGGGGAGGACCACCTTGTCCTCAATTCGGTGTCCAACGTGGCGAGGGCGTACCGGCATCTGAACGGCTACGGGAGGGTGCTGTGCTACTTTGACAACGACGAAGCCGGGCGGCGGACATTGGAAGCCTTGCGCACACGCTACGGGGAAAGGGTATCGGACTGCTCCGGCATCTACGGCGGATGCAAGGACTTGAACGAGTACCTGCAAAGCCGCCTGAAACAAAACGAGAAAAACAACAAGAATATTAAACTTAAAATGTAA
- the traN gene encoding conjugative transposon protein TraN: MKKVMMMFALLTGIACATYAQGVTNDSTATAKEDGLKLTKEVYPQEEEDGDLYHGLTKKLMFDRMIPPHGLEVTYDKTVHILFPAAVRYVDLGSPNLIAGKADGAENVIRVKATVKNFRSETNMSVITEDGSFYTFNVKYSDEPLILNVEMKDFIHDGSTVNRPNNAQEIYLKELGSESPMLVHLIMKSLHKEDKRKVKHIGCKRFGIQYILKGIYVHNDLLYFHTEIRNQSNVPFDVDYITFKIVDKQVAKRTAMQEQVLFPLRAYNYAVRVAGKQSERTVFCLPKFTIPDGKRLVVEMNEKDGGRHLTFTVENEDLVQAETINELRVR; the protein is encoded by the coding sequence ATCAAGAAAGTAATGATGATGTTTGCCCTTTTGACGGGCATCGCCTGTGCGACCTATGCGCAGGGAGTGACGAACGACAGCACCGCCACCGCCAAGGAGGACGGGCTGAAACTGACGAAAGAGGTCTATCCGCAGGAAGAAGAGGACGGCGACCTGTACCACGGCCTGACGAAGAAGCTGATGTTCGACCGCATGATACCGCCGCACGGTCTGGAGGTCACGTATGACAAGACCGTCCACATCCTGTTTCCGGCGGCGGTGCGCTACGTGGACTTGGGTTCGCCCAACCTGATTGCGGGCAAGGCGGACGGTGCGGAGAACGTCATCCGCGTGAAGGCGACGGTAAAGAATTTCCGCAGCGAGACGAACATGAGCGTCATCACGGAAGACGGGTCATTTTACACATTTAATGTGAAATACTCCGACGAGCCGCTTATCCTGAACGTGGAGATGAAGGACTTTATCCACGACGGCAGCACGGTGAACCGTCCGAACAATGCGCAGGAAATCTACCTGAAGGAATTGGGCAGCGAAAGCCCGATGCTGGTGCACCTCATCATGAAGTCGCTGCACAAGGAGGACAAGCGCAAGGTGAAGCACATCGGCTGCAAGCGTTTCGGCATCCAGTACATCCTGAAAGGTATTTACGTACATAACGACCTGCTGTATTTCCACACGGAAATCAGGAACCAGAGCAACGTGCCTTTCGACGTGGACTACATCACGTTCAAGATTGTGGACAAACAGGTGGCGAAGCGCACCGCCATGCAGGAGCAGGTGCTGTTCCCGCTCCGCGCCTACAACTACGCCGTGCGCGTGGCAGGCAAGCAGTCGGAACGCACGGTGTTCTGCCTGCCGAAGTTCACCATCCCCGACGGCAAGCGGCTCGTGGTGGAGATGAACGAGAAGGACGGCGGGCGTCACCTGACGTTCACCGTGGAGAACGAGGACTTGGTACAGGCCGAAACCATCAACGAACTGCGTGTGCGATGA
- the traM gene encoding conjugative transposon protein TraM: METKEQKNETRTKEKKPLTEQQRQQRQKMLVYPLMVLLFAGCMWLIFAPSSEDKEKAEQGQGFNTDMPLPEDSKIIGDKAKAYEQLDLENKQKERRGMVGDLSAFWNDGEKDGSDTVSDDYRLTRTDTPEKETEDETQAGICTSAAAYERLNTSLGTFYEPPKEDTEKEELRKRIDELEAMLVAQEGKPSTMEEQVALLEKSYELAAKYQNGNNAGQTAQPEEAESSVSTGEKTKKAEPVSDVRRTVVSALPQPMTDSAFIADYSGERNYGFHTAIGAEETTGKNTIAACVQGDQTLTDGQTVKLRLLKPMRVSGRIIPRNTTLVGVARLQGERLGINITSLEHQGTIIPVELEVYDSDGQAGIFIPGSMEIDAAKEIGANMGSSLGSSINISTDAGAQLASDLGRGAIQGISQYISKRMRTVKVHLKSGYKVLLYQNKE; the protein is encoded by the coding sequence ATGGAAACAAAAGAACAGAAAAATGAAACGAGAACAAAAGAGAAGAAGCCGCTGACCGAACAACAGCGTCAGCAAAGGCAGAAGATGCTGGTCTATCCGCTGATGGTGCTGCTGTTCGCCGGGTGCATGTGGCTCATCTTCGCTCCCTCCTCCGAGGACAAGGAGAAAGCGGAGCAAGGACAGGGATTTAACACGGACATGCCCCTTCCCGAAGACTCCAAAATTATCGGGGACAAGGCGAAAGCCTACGAGCAGCTGGATTTGGAAAACAAGCAGAAGGAACGCCGTGGCATGGTGGGCGACCTGTCCGCCTTTTGGAACGACGGTGAAAAAGATGGTAGCGACACCGTATCGGATGACTACCGTCTGACACGGACGGACACGCCCGAAAAAGAAACAGAGGATGAAACACAGGCAGGTATCTGCACTTCCGCAGCCGCCTATGAGCGGCTGAACACCTCACTCGGCACGTTCTACGAGCCGCCGAAGGAGGACACGGAAAAGGAGGAACTCCGAAAGCGCATCGACGAACTGGAAGCCATGCTTGTGGCGCAGGAGGGCAAGCCGTCCACGATGGAGGAACAGGTTGCCTTGCTGGAAAAGTCCTACGAGCTGGCGGCAAAGTACCAGAATGGCAACAATGCCGGGCAAACCGCGCAACCCGAAGAAGCGGAAAGTTCTGTCAGTACAGGTGAAAAGACCAAGAAGGCTGAACCCGTAAGCGATGTGAGGCGGACGGTGGTGTCCGCCCTGCCGCAGCCCATGACGGACTCGGCATTCATCGCGGACTATTCGGGGGAACGCAACTACGGCTTCCACACCGCCATCGGTGCGGAGGAAACGACGGGGAAGAACACCATCGCCGCCTGTGTGCAGGGCGACCAGACGCTGACGGACGGGCAGACGGTGAAGCTCCGGCTGCTGAAGCCGATGCGTGTGTCGGGCAGGATAATCCCACGGAATACGACCCTCGTTGGCGTGGCACGGTTGCAGGGCGAAAGGCTCGGCATCAACATTACCTCGTTGGAGCATCAGGGGACCATCATCCCGGTGGAACTGGAGGTGTACGACAGCGACGGGCAGGCGGGCATCTTCATCCCCGGTTCGATGGAGATTGACGCGGCGAAGGAAATCGGGGCCAACATGGGAAGCTCGCTCGGCAGCAGCATCAACATCTCCACCGACGCGGGGGCGCAGCTCGCCTCCGATTTGGGGCGAGGGGCGATACAGGGCATATCGCAGTACATCTCGAAAAGGATGCGCACGGTCAAGGTGCATCTGAAATCGGGGTACAAAGTATTGCTCTACCAAAACAAGGAATAA
- a CDS encoding DUF4141 domain-containing protein, with protein MRTRQKLKMPLVAVCLCLTGAGTANAQWVVSDPGNLAQSIINSAKEMVETAGTKANTLNGFLETKKVFEQGKKYYDALKSVHDVVKGGVKVSKSIGLVMEISEIYVDNYQKMLSDENYTPEELAAISSGYAMLIDESSDVLQDLKNVVNVTGMSLTDAERLAIIDNAYRSLMNYRNLVRYYTNKTISVSYLRARKKNDMDRVMGLYGNPNEKYW; from the coding sequence ATGAGAACAAGACAAAAACTGAAAATGCCATTGGTGGCGGTCTGCCTGTGCCTCACGGGTGCAGGCACGGCAAACGCCCAATGGGTGGTGTCCGACCCCGGCAACCTCGCGCAGAGCATCATCAACTCCGCCAAGGAGATGGTGGAGACGGCGGGCACAAAGGCGAACACGCTCAACGGCTTCTTGGAAACCAAGAAAGTGTTTGAACAGGGAAAGAAGTATTACGACGCACTGAAATCCGTGCATGACGTGGTGAAGGGCGGCGTGAAAGTGTCGAAAAGCATCGGGCTGGTGATGGAAATCTCCGAGATATACGTGGACAACTACCAGAAGATGCTCTCTGATGAGAACTACACGCCGGAAGAGCTTGCAGCCATATCGTCAGGCTACGCCATGCTGATAGACGAGAGCTCGGACGTGCTGCAAGACCTGAAGAACGTGGTGAACGTGACGGGGATGTCGCTCACGGACGCGGAACGGCTGGCTATCATCGACAACGCCTACCGCAGCCTGATGAACTACCGCAACCTCGTGCGCTACTACACGAACAAGACCATCTCGGTGTCCTACCTCCGGGCGAGAAAGAAGAACGACATGGACCGGGTGATGGGTCTGTACGGCAATCCCAACGAAAAATACTGGTAG
- a CDS encoding DUF3872 domain-containing protein, with translation MNMNKLNNTRKAKRNRMKSLATLCLGLLPIGFTACDDGLDVTQAYPFTVETMPVPKELAQGETAEIRCELVREGEFDGAVYTIRYFQYDGEGTLKLDNGLVLQPNDRYLVENEKFRLYYTSECDESQSLTVTVEDNFGNACEWEVAFNNDSDAETEEGIAVPDTLNTNR, from the coding sequence ATGAACATGAACAAATTGAACAATACACGGAAAGCGAAAAGAAATAGAATGAAATCATTGGCAACCCTCTGTCTGGGCCTGCTCCCCATCGGCTTCACCGCCTGCGATGACGGTTTGGACGTGACGCAAGCCTACCCGTTCACGGTGGAGACCATGCCCGTGCCGAAGGAACTGGCGCAGGGCGAGACGGCGGAAATCCGCTGTGAACTGGTGCGCGAGGGCGAGTTTGACGGGGCTGTCTATACCATCCGCTATTTCCAATACGACGGGGAAGGCACGTTGAAGCTGGATAACGGCTTGGTGTTGCAGCCCAACGACCGCTACCTGGTGGAGAACGAAAAGTTCCGCCTGTACTACACCTCGGAGTGCGACGAGTCGCAAAGCCTGACCGTTACAGTGGAGGACAACTTCGGCAATGCCTGCGAGTGGGAAGTGGCGTTCAACAACGACTCGGACGCGGAAACGGAGGAAGGCATCGCCGTGCCGGATACCTTGAATACCAACCGATAA
- a CDS encoding DUF3876 domain-containing protein yields the protein MNIELTKTQRLLLCGGMIGLASLMLQACETVMKENEDIREKICGNWESVEGKPDILVYKEGTLYKVTLFRRAGVRRKLKPETYLLQKEADGNLYMNTGFRIDVVYNEETDVLSFSPNGDYIRVNTDEAIGGENKEEQ from the coding sequence ATGAACATTGAACTGACAAAGACACAACGGCTGCTGCTGTGCGGCGGCATGATAGGCTTGGCGTCGCTGATGCTGCAAGCCTGCGAGACGGTAATGAAAGAAAACGAAGACATCCGCGAGAAGATTTGCGGCAACTGGGAAAGTGTGGAGGGAAAGCCCGACATACTGGTGTACAAGGAGGGCACGCTCTACAAGGTGACGCTGTTCCGCAGGGCGGGCGTCCGCCGGAAGCTGAAGCCGGAGACCTACCTGCTGCAAAAGGAAGCGGACGGCAACCTCTACATGAACACGGGCTTCCGCATCGACGTGGTGTACAACGAGGAAACGGACGTCCTGTCTTTTTCGCCTAACGGCGACTATATCCGGGTGAACACGGATGAAGCCATTGGCGGAGAAAATAAAGAAGAACAATAA
- a CDS encoding conjugal transfer protein TraO, whose amino-acid sequence MKARVLFLAMLLSVLCMGRAEAQRCLPKMRGIGLKAGLNEADGYVLGAMLSSYAKGGDKWVYGVEYLKTSHSYRTKSIPAAQFTAEGGYYYNFLSDAKKVVFFYVGASALAGYETVNWGEKTLYDGARLNNRDAFVYGCAATLEMEVYLADFIALTASLRERFLWGGSMGVCHTEYGIGIKFIIN is encoded by the coding sequence ATGAAAGCGAGAGTCCTTTTCCTTGCAATGCTTCTGTCCGTCCTTTGCATGGGACGGGCGGAAGCCCAACGGTGCCTGCCGAAGATGCGGGGCATCGGGTTGAAAGCCGGGCTGAACGAGGCGGACGGCTATGTGCTGGGTGCTATGCTGTCAAGTTACGCCAAAGGCGGCGACAAGTGGGTGTACGGGGTGGAATACCTGAAAACCAGCCATTCCTACCGGACGAAAAGCATCCCTGCGGCACAGTTCACGGCGGAGGGCGGTTACTACTACAACTTCCTGTCGGATGCGAAGAAGGTGGTGTTCTTCTACGTTGGCGCATCGGCCCTTGCCGGGTACGAGACGGTGAACTGGGGCGAGAAGACGCTGTACGACGGGGCGAGGCTGAACAACAGGGACGCCTTTGTCTATGGCTGCGCCGCCACGCTGGAAATGGAGGTGTACCTCGCGGATTTCATCGCATTGACGGCTTCGCTGCGTGAACGCTTCCTGTGGGGCGGCAGCATGGGCGTGTGCCACACGGAGTACGGGATAGGTATCAAGTTCATCATCAACTGA
- the traJ gene encoding conjugative transposon protein TraJ, whose translation MGEFDNLHQILLSLYDEMMPLCADMTGVAKGLAGLGALFYVAVRVWQSLARAEAIDVYPLLRPFALGLCILFFPTVVLGTMNSVLSPIVQGVHGILEEQTFDMNEYRAQKDRLEYEAMMRNPETAYLASDEEFDRQLDELGWSPSDLVTMTGMYMDRAAYNIKKTVRDWFRELLELMFAAATLIIDTLRTFFLVVLSILGPVAFAFAVWDGFHSTLSAWFSRYIQIYLWLPVSDLFSTILAKIQILMLQNDIQAMQTDPNFSVEASNGVYIVFLIIGIVGYFTIPTVAGWIIQAGGGIGNYNKNINTAGALGGSVAGAAAGNVAGRAGKLIKGTAGKLFRR comes from the coding sequence ATGGGAGAGTTCGACAACCTTCACCAGATACTCCTTTCGCTCTACGATGAGATGATGCCGCTGTGCGCGGACATGACGGGCGTGGCGAAAGGGCTTGCTGGGCTGGGCGCGCTGTTCTACGTGGCGGTGCGCGTGTGGCAGTCGCTCGCCCGCGCCGAGGCGATAGACGTGTACCCGCTACTCCGCCCCTTTGCGCTCGGCTTGTGCATCCTGTTCTTCCCGACCGTCGTGCTGGGCACGATGAACAGCGTGCTAAGCCCCATCGTACAAGGCGTACACGGCATCCTTGAAGAACAGACCTTCGACATGAACGAGTACCGGGCACAGAAGGACAGGCTGGAATACGAGGCGATGATGCGCAACCCGGAAACCGCCTACCTCGCCAGCGACGAAGAGTTCGACCGCCAGCTGGACGAGCTGGGCTGGTCGCCCTCGGACTTGGTGACGATGACGGGGATGTACATGGACCGGGCGGCGTACAACATCAAGAAGACGGTGCGCGACTGGTTCCGGGAACTGCTGGAACTGATGTTCGCCGCAGCCACGCTCATCATCGACACGCTCCGCACGTTCTTCCTCGTGGTGCTCAGCATCCTGGGTCCGGTAGCCTTCGCCTTTGCCGTATGGGACGGCTTCCACTCGACGCTCTCGGCGTGGTTCAGCCGCTACATACAGATTTACCTGTGGCTTCCCGTATCGGATTTGTTCAGCACCATACTGGCGAAGATACAGATCCTGATGTTGCAGAACGATATACAGGCGATGCAGACCGACCCGAACTTTTCGGTGGAGGCGAGCAACGGGGTGTACATCGTGTTCCTCATCATCGGCATCGTAGGCTACTTCACCATCCCGACGGTAGCCGGATGGATCATCCAAGCCGGGGGCGGCATAGGCAACTACAACAAGAACATCAACACCGCCGGGGCTTTGGGCGGCAGCGTGGCAGGAGCCGCCGCAGGGAACGTGGCGGGTCGCGCGGGAAAGCTCATCAAGGGAACGGCGGGAAAGCTGTTCCGAAGATAA
- a CDS encoding PcfJ domain-containing protein has protein sequence MKPKTPIQKEIVRLSATLPGLTGAQRTYAFRHCFKHYGRRTAKGVITCTECGHAWKSGHTLADTLCGCTCPNCGTALEVVVTRKRVFVDNEYFSIITTCKGYQVIRFFFVRSRQKVGQKAEYSICEVAQRWIAPDGKSETVARLRGFSFLYYDLWNEDSPMEIRRNNQHRVYDIDPICTYPRRRIIPEIKRNGFDGNLHGILPYDFFKAILSDNRMETLLKSGNIEHLRYFLSRPKELDRCWNSYKIAMRNKYGITDISLWCDLVYLLERLGKDLRNPHFICPTDFKAAHDLYMEKRQAQLEREREQQRREWEAERLEHEQKRLEEMEKEKDEYIQKKAAFLNLILTDGVIIVKVLQSVDEFYEEGKAMRHCVYANAYYNKENALILSARIDGQRIETVEVDLRTLKVVQSRGVCNSNTEYHDRIIALVESNAEQIRQRMKAA, from the coding sequence ATGAAACCCAAGACACCCATACAGAAAGAAATCGTCCGTCTGAGCGCGACCCTGCCCGGACTGACAGGCGCACAGAGAACCTACGCTTTCCGCCATTGTTTCAAGCATTATGGCAGGCGGACGGCAAAAGGCGTCATCACCTGCACGGAGTGCGGACACGCATGGAAGAGCGGGCACACCCTTGCCGACACGCTTTGCGGCTGCACCTGCCCTAACTGCGGCACGGCATTGGAAGTCGTGGTCACCCGAAAGAGGGTGTTCGTGGACAACGAGTATTTCTCCATCATCACCACCTGCAAAGGCTACCAAGTGATACGCTTCTTTTTCGTCAGAAGCCGTCAGAAAGTCGGGCAGAAGGCGGAGTATTCCATCTGCGAGGTGGCACAACGGTGGATTGCACCCGACGGAAAATCCGAGACAGTAGCAAGGTTGCGTGGCTTTTCATTTCTCTACTACGACTTGTGGAATGAGGACAGCCCGATGGAAATCCGCAGGAACAACCAGCACAGGGTATACGACATCGACCCAATTTGCACCTACCCACGCCGACGGATTATCCCCGAAATCAAGCGTAACGGATTTGACGGTAACCTGCACGGCATATTGCCTTACGACTTCTTCAAGGCAATCCTTTCGGACAACCGTATGGAAACATTGCTGAAGTCTGGCAACATCGAACACTTGCGCTATTTCCTCTCCCGTCCGAAGGAACTTGACAGATGTTGGAACTCGTACAAGATAGCCATGCGGAACAAATATGGCATAACCGACATCTCCTTGTGGTGCGACCTCGTATATCTTTTGGAGAGGTTGGGAAAAGACCTGCGCAACCCCCATTTCATATGCCCGACCGACTTCAAGGCGGCTCACGACCTATATATGGAGAAACGGCAAGCCCAATTGGAGCGTGAACGTGAGCAGCAGCGCAGGGAATGGGAAGCAGAGCGGTTGGAGCATGAACAGAAGCGTTTGGAAGAAATGGAGAAAGAGAAAGACGAGTATATCCAAAAGAAAGCCGCTTTCCTCAACCTTATACTGACTGACGGAGTAATCATCGTCAAGGTACTGCAAAGCGTGGACGAGTTCTACGAGGAAGGAAAAGCCATGCGCCACTGCGTCTATGCCAACGCCTACTACAACAAAGAAAACGCCCTGATACTTTCCGCACGGATAGACGGGCAGCGCATCGAAACGGTGGAGGTGGACTTGCGGACGCTGAAAGTGGTGCAGAGCCGTGGCGTATGCAATTCCAATACCGAATACCACGACCGCATCATCGCCCTTGTGGAAAGCAATGCCGAACAGATACGGCAGCGGATGAAGGCGGCATGA